A genomic segment from Neobacillus sp. YX16 encodes:
- a CDS encoding daunorubicin ABC transporter permease yields MSMYLEMIRVRFLMMLAYRTNYYSGILIYSINIGAYYFLWSAIYGGKEEIQGLSVAQMTTYVAVAWMARAFYYNNIDREIAAEIKDGKVAIEMIRPYNYLGMKTMQALGEGVFRLLFFSVPGMIIVALIFPVRFDASLTTWLFFFISLVFSFIVNTYINLLTGMMTFFLFNNTGLIRAKRVVIDLFSGLLLPISFYPAWAQELMSYLPFQAISYVPSMIFTEGFVGQEIYNALLTQVFWVVILLIPIRLLWSLAKKHLIVQGG; encoded by the coding sequence ATGAGTATGTATTTAGAAATGATCCGGGTTCGGTTTTTAATGATGCTCGCCTACCGGACAAACTATTATAGTGGGATTTTAATCTATAGTATCAATATTGGAGCCTACTATTTTTTATGGTCTGCGATTTATGGTGGGAAAGAAGAGATTCAAGGATTGTCCGTCGCTCAAATGACCACCTATGTGGCAGTCGCCTGGATGGCACGAGCGTTTTATTATAACAATATTGATCGTGAAATTGCTGCGGAAATCAAAGACGGCAAAGTCGCCATTGAAATGATTCGCCCGTATAATTATTTAGGGATGAAAACCATGCAGGCACTTGGGGAAGGAGTCTTTCGCTTATTGTTTTTCTCAGTCCCAGGTATGATTATCGTAGCATTAATTTTTCCAGTCCGCTTCGATGCTAGCTTGACAACGTGGCTATTTTTCTTTATCTCACTTGTTTTTAGTTTTATTGTTAATACGTATATAAACTTATTAACCGGTATGATGACGTTCTTTTTATTTAATAACACAGGGTTGATTCGAGCAAAACGTGTCGTGATCGATTTGTTCTCAGGTTTACTCCTCCCTATTTCTTTTTATCCAGCATGGGCTCAGGAATTAATGTCCTATTTGCCCTTTCAAGCAATCAGCTATGTTCCAAGTATGATTTTTACAGAAGGCTTTGTTGGTCAGGAGATTTATAACGCTTTGCTTACACAAGTATTCTGGGTTGTCATTTTACTTATTCCGATCCGGCTTTTATGGTCATTAGCAAAAAAACATTTAATTGTACAAGGAGGCTGA
- a CDS encoding ECF transporter S component, whose protein sequence is MNSLFAPTESTKTKAIVINSLFIALTLVATMFINIKLPIMGNGGLIHLGNVPLFIAAFVYGKKTGAVAGAFGMGLFDLLSGWALWAPFTFIIVGAMGFVGGLISEKVPGKKIYVNTLAVATALIIKVVGYYFAEVLLYGNWIQPFGSIPGNIMQVAIAGIIVIPLVGRLKKRV, encoded by the coding sequence ATGAATTCACTATTTGCACCAACAGAATCAACGAAAACAAAAGCCATCGTCATCAATTCTCTTTTTATCGCATTAACCCTTGTAGCTACGATGTTCATCAACATAAAGCTCCCAATCATGGGTAACGGAGGTCTAATCCATCTCGGCAACGTACCTCTTTTTATAGCAGCCTTTGTTTACGGTAAAAAAACAGGGGCAGTAGCAGGTGCCTTCGGAATGGGCTTATTCGATCTTCTCTCTGGCTGGGCACTTTGGGCACCATTTACATTTATTATTGTAGGTGCAATGGGCTTCGTAGGCGGACTAATTTCCGAAAAAGTACCGGGGAAAAAGATTTATGTTAACACTCTGGCCGTTGCTACTGCACTCATCATTAAAGTGGTTGGCTATTATTTTGCAGAAGTGCTCCTTTATGGTAACTGGATACAGCCATTCGGTTCCATCCCTGGAAACATCATGCAGGTCGCAATAGCAGGTATAATCGTAATACCTCTTGTAGGTCGCTTAAAGAAAAGAGTTTGA
- the ssuE gene encoding NADPH-dependent FMN reductase, translating to MNKAVIINGGNTRNSRLTAIQQRVEVFFENEAIAFQSIYVHELPAEDLITANFKSEAIKQVNQQVEESQIVVILTPIYKASYTGILKTYLDLLPQKALEGKIVVPLAVGGSAFHLLAIEYALKPVLSVLGATEILNTVYIIDKQIERLATDGFQIDEEAEKRLTTELQKLLSK from the coding sequence ATGAATAAAGCCGTAATCATAAATGGAGGCAATACTAGGAATTCACGATTAACAGCCATACAACAAAGGGTGGAAGTATTTTTTGAGAATGAAGCAATCGCTTTTCAATCCATTTACGTACATGAACTTCCTGCGGAGGACTTGATCACTGCAAATTTTAAAAGTGAGGCGATTAAGCAAGTAAATCAACAAGTAGAAGAATCACAAATAGTGGTCATTTTAACTCCTATTTATAAAGCATCTTATACGGGTATTCTAAAAACCTATTTGGACTTACTGCCTCAAAAAGCATTGGAGGGGAAGATCGTAGTACCTTTGGCAGTGGGTGGTTCGGCTTTTCATCTATTAGCGATCGAATACGCATTAAAACCAGTTCTATCCGTATTAGGCGCAACCGAAATTCTAAATACGGTTTATATTATCGATAAACAAATTGAACGTTTAGCAACAGATGGTTTCCAGATTGATGAGGAAGCGGAAAAGCGTTTAACAACAGAATTGCAAAAACTACTCTCTAAGTAA
- a CDS encoding ABC transporter permease → MQPSKPKLFVLSSLGKIFKQSIVLIALFLVWEIAPRIGLVDQAFFPTFSSVLISWWNLIITGELFAHFAASITRSFTGFALAVIITIPLGLVIGWYPLARELLNPVLELFRNTAALALLPVFMLLMGIGETSKIAIVIFACTWPILLNTIAAVGSVDPLLIKSARSMNISSVKLFLKVILPASVPMIFTGIRMAGTAAILVLIAAEMVGAKEGLGYLITYSQYNFQIPEMYAGILTIALLGLLINQGLSLLERKFSKWKQQVNG, encoded by the coding sequence ATGCAGCCAAGTAAACCAAAACTCTTTGTATTATCAAGCTTGGGAAAGATTTTCAAACAGTCCATTGTTTTAATTGCCTTATTTTTAGTTTGGGAAATAGCACCTAGAATTGGCTTAGTGGACCAAGCATTCTTTCCGACTTTTTCTAGTGTATTAATTTCTTGGTGGAACTTAATCATTACAGGTGAGCTTTTCGCACATTTTGCTGCGAGTATTACGCGGTCATTTACTGGCTTTGCACTAGCAGTAATCATTACCATCCCGTTAGGATTAGTGATTGGCTGGTATCCGCTAGCAAGAGAATTATTAAATCCAGTGTTAGAGTTGTTTCGAAATACAGCAGCACTAGCCTTGCTGCCGGTATTTATGCTGCTGATGGGAATTGGTGAAACGTCAAAAATTGCCATCGTAATATTTGCCTGCACTTGGCCAATTCTTTTGAACACCATTGCAGCAGTAGGAAGTGTAGATCCCTTATTGATTAAATCAGCACGTTCTATGAATATTTCTTCGGTTAAGCTTTTTCTCAAAGTGATTTTACCAGCATCCGTGCCAATGATTTTTACTGGGATTCGTATGGCAGGTACAGCGGCAATTTTAGTGTTAATTGCAGCAGAAATGGTAGGGGCAAAAGAAGGTTTAGGATATTTAATTACGTATTCACAATACAACTTTCAAATCCCCGAAATGTATGCAGGAATTTTAACGATTGCTTTGCTAGGGTTATTGATCAATCAAGGATTAAGTTTGCTCGAACGCAAATTTTCAAAATGGAAGCAACAAGTAAATGGATGA
- a CDS encoding CPBP family glutamic-type intramembrane protease produces MKNYLSMIGNYLLYLAVMIVVILIYNIIVNPILGWGQFGTGENIAVQLFFVLVATIGLSAIVYKIKYRVLKQTSESFWGILGFSKISLGSWIYMIIIGLAFTLLNAAVMKLLLLHNIPSLNDFTESYYHSVSFTTLIVSSVITTALELIVFIGIMFNEARKNVPVFWPILGIALIIAVIQAPGGIWMQLLGVALGFVYGFIYVKSSSIWSVITIGVAFNVSLFSMKKIGWLDSMENISEISLIILAVVMAIFLLGSTVWYWRKSK; encoded by the coding sequence TTGAAAAATTATTTATCAATGATAGGAAATTACTTGCTTTATTTAGCAGTGATGATTGTGGTCATCCTCATCTACAATATTATTGTGAACCCGATCTTAGGTTGGGGACAATTCGGAACAGGCGAGAACATCGCAGTCCAGCTGTTTTTTGTGTTGGTAGCAACCATTGGACTTTCGGCCATTGTGTATAAGATCAAATACAGGGTACTGAAACAAACCTCTGAAAGTTTTTGGGGGATTCTAGGGTTCTCGAAGATTAGTTTGGGCAGTTGGATATACATGATCATCATCGGCTTGGCATTTACTCTTCTAAATGCTGCAGTAATGAAATTGTTACTCCTTCATAACATACCTTCTCTAAATGACTTTACCGAAAGCTATTATCACTCGGTTTCCTTTACCACTTTAATTGTTTCCTCAGTGATAACCACGGCCCTTGAATTGATTGTATTTATTGGCATCATGTTTAATGAAGCAAGAAAAAATGTTCCGGTTTTTTGGCCAATTTTAGGTATCGCCCTCATTATAGCAGTGATACAGGCGCCAGGCGGAATATGGATGCAGCTTTTAGGGGTTGCTTTAGGTTTCGTATATGGCTTTATTTATGTAAAATCTTCATCTATATGGTCAGTTATTACAATCGGTGTTGCCTTTAATGTGAGTCTATTCAGTATGAAGAAAATCGGCTGGCTGGATTCTATGGAGAATATTTCGGAAATTAGCCTAATTATACTTGCAGTCGTAATGGCAATCTTTCTTCTTGGTAGCACTGTTTGGTATTGGAGAAAATCAAAGTAA
- a CDS encoding NAD(P)-dependent alcohol dehydrogenase: protein MITAKARAVDGPDKHFRAAEIKRRDLDLHDVLIEIKYAGICHSDIHTAHGEWGPVNYPLVPGHEIAGIVTEVGAEVTKYKVGDRVGVGCMVDSCGECENCHKGEEQYCLNGNVPTYAGVDKYGESTQGGYSTHIVVTEDFVVRIPDSIELDAAAPLLCAGITTYSPLNHWGAGPGKKVAVVGMGGLGHMAVQIAHAMGAEVTVLSQTLKKKEDGLQLGADNYYATSDPKTFKKLAGSFDLIINTVSAKIDISAYLSLLALDGTMVNVGAPAEPLSVNVFSLIGHRRSFAGSMIGGIRETQEMLNFCAEHNIATKIEVISADQIDEAYQRVLASDVKYRFVIDTSTM, encoded by the coding sequence ATGATAACTGCTAAAGCAAGAGCTGTGGACGGTCCAGACAAACACTTTCGAGCTGCTGAAATTAAACGACGCGATCTTGATTTACATGATGTTCTAATTGAAATTAAATATGCAGGCATCTGCCATTCTGATATCCATACTGCTCATGGCGAGTGGGGGCCAGTGAACTATCCACTCGTGCCTGGTCATGAGATTGCTGGAATTGTGACTGAAGTAGGAGCAGAGGTCACAAAGTACAAAGTCGGTGACCGGGTAGGGGTTGGATGTATGGTTGACTCCTGTGGCGAATGTGAGAATTGCCATAAAGGAGAGGAACAATATTGTCTTAACGGAAATGTTCCTACCTACGCTGGTGTTGACAAGTACGGCGAGTCAACTCAAGGTGGATATTCAACACACATAGTCGTTACTGAGGACTTTGTAGTCAGAATTCCTGATAGCATTGAGCTTGACGCCGCAGCACCATTACTTTGCGCAGGAATTACGACCTATTCACCATTAAATCATTGGGGTGCGGGTCCAGGTAAGAAAGTCGCGGTTGTTGGTATGGGTGGACTTGGTCATATGGCTGTCCAAATTGCACATGCCATGGGTGCCGAGGTTACTGTTCTGTCACAAACATTGAAGAAAAAGGAAGATGGTTTGCAATTAGGAGCAGACAATTACTATGCAACAAGCGATCCAAAGACGTTTAAGAAACTCGCGGGTTCGTTCGACCTTATCATAAATACAGTAAGCGCTAAGATCGATATTAGTGCCTACCTTTCGCTGCTGGCGCTGGATGGTACAATGGTCAACGTCGGTGCACCAGCCGAGCCGTTGTCAGTTAACGTATTCTCACTTATCGGTCATCGCCGTTCATTTGCAGGTTCAATGATTGGAGGCATCCGTGAAACTCAGGAGATGTTGAACTTCTGTGCAGAACACAACATTGCTACTAAGATTGAAGTCATTTCAGCTGACCAAATTGACGAAGCTTACCAACGAGTATTAGCTTCAGATGTGAAGTATCGATTCGTGATTGACACCAGCACTATGTAA
- a CDS encoding VOC family protein, translating to MSKTNQKIVPHLWYDKEAKEAAEFYASIFPDSKITDVRTIHDTPSGDSDIVSFEIWGQKFMAISAGPYFKINPSVSFIVNFDPSREKDAVEKINEVWNKLSEGGTALMPLDKYPFSEKYGWIQDKYGLSWQLMLTNPAGEERPEIVPSLLFVGDQCGNAEEAINFYLSIFKNGKQGHTARYTNGMEPDKEGTIMFADFSLENQWFSAMDSAHKHKFNFNEAISFMVYCDTQEEIDYYWDKLSAVPEAEQCGWLKDQYGISWQIVPSEMDEMMIKGTPEQLERLTKAFLKMKKFDLVELQNAYKG from the coding sequence ATGTCAAAAACAAATCAAAAAATTGTTCCGCATTTATGGTATGACAAGGAGGCAAAAGAAGCAGCTGAGTTTTACGCTTCCATATTCCCGGACTCGAAAATTACGGATGTAAGAACGATCCATGACACACCATCAGGCGACTCCGATATCGTCTCTTTTGAGATTTGGGGGCAAAAGTTCATGGCAATCAGCGCAGGGCCTTATTTCAAGATCAATCCATCGGTGTCCTTTATCGTTAATTTTGACCCTTCACGAGAAAAGGACGCAGTTGAAAAAATAAATGAGGTTTGGAACAAATTGTCCGAAGGTGGTACTGCGTTAATGCCACTTGATAAGTATCCGTTTAGCGAGAAGTACGGCTGGATTCAGGATAAATATGGATTGTCCTGGCAGTTAATGCTTACTAATCCAGCAGGTGAAGAGCGGCCTGAAATTGTGCCGTCACTTTTGTTTGTCGGAGATCAATGCGGCAATGCAGAAGAGGCGATTAATTTTTATTTATCAATTTTTAAGAACGGAAAGCAGGGTCATACCGCCCGCTACACTAATGGTATGGAACCTGATAAAGAAGGAACCATCATGTTCGCGGATTTTAGCTTAGAAAATCAGTGGTTCTCAGCAATGGATAGCGCGCACAAGCATAAATTCAATTTTAACGAGGCTATCTCATTTATGGTGTATTGTGACACACAAGAAGAGATTGATTACTATTGGGATAAGCTCTCTGCAGTTCCTGAAGCCGAGCAATGCGGCTGGTTGAAAGATCAGTATGGCATATCATGGCAGATTGTGCCAAGTGAGATGGACGAGATGATGATTAAGGGCACACCTGAGCAACTTGAGCGCCTAACGAAAGCATTTCTTAAAATGAAAAAATTTGATCTTGTGGAATTACAGAATGCATACAAGGGATAA
- a CDS encoding ABC-2 family transporter protein, with amino-acid sequence MFYLSLFFQYASQYLKTRFTYRIDTIIEILSDLLSQGVNLIFILIVFRHTAFLGGWNRDEIIFIYGFFLVPYAIFSSFFNIWDFNERYIVKGEMDRILTRPVHSLFQIILERIELESLFGAITGLLVMGYAINNLDLTFAWYDVLLFIVMVIGGAFIYAGIFISIATIGFWSDSRTDIMPMMYNISNYGRYPINIYNKVIQFVLTWILPFAFVGVYPASYFLNREEWYGYAFFTPVMGILFLGIAILLWNAGVKKYRGAGN; translated from the coding sequence ATGTTTTATCTATCATTGTTCTTTCAATATGCCTCTCAATATTTAAAAACCAGGTTCACTTATCGTATTGATACGATTATTGAAATCCTTTCTGACCTATTATCTCAAGGTGTCAATTTGATTTTCATCTTAATCGTATTTCGTCATACAGCCTTCTTAGGCGGTTGGAACCGAGATGAAATCATTTTTATTTATGGATTTTTCCTAGTTCCTTATGCGATATTTTCGTCCTTTTTTAACATATGGGACTTTAATGAACGCTATATTGTCAAAGGAGAAATGGACCGTATTTTGACACGCCCCGTTCACAGCCTTTTCCAAATTATCTTGGAACGAATCGAACTGGAATCTTTATTCGGTGCCATTACAGGCTTATTGGTTATGGGTTATGCCATTAATAACCTAGACTTAACCTTTGCATGGTATGATGTTTTGCTCTTTATTGTCATGGTAATTGGCGGAGCATTTATTTATGCAGGGATCTTTATTTCGATTGCAACGATTGGATTTTGGTCTGACAGCCGTACCGATATAATGCCAATGATGTATAACATCAGCAATTACGGACGCTACCCTATTAACATTTACAACAAGGTGATTCAATTTGTGTTAACATGGATTTTACCTTTCGCCTTTGTCGGTGTGTATCCAGCTTCCTACTTTCTAAATCGTGAAGAATGGTATGGCTACGCCTTTTTTACACCCGTTATGGGAATCCTTTTCCTCGGAATTGCGATTCTTCTGTGGAATGCGGGAGTGAAGAAATATCGTGGGGCTGGGAATTAA
- a CDS encoding ABC transporter ATP-binding protein: MEEVILTIKDLKKNYGQKSVLNGVSLQVKRGEVIGYIGPNGAGKSTTVKIMLGIEDDYSGEIKIFGHDISDGNIDYKRNIGYVPEIAEVYDNLTGHEYLTFVGELYGLEFELADYKAKCLMDLFGVGEVYHSRIASYSKGMRQKLLIISSLLHNPELLFFDEPINGLDANSVMIFKEIMTQLAKQRKTIFYSSHIMDVVEKISSRIILLHDGKIAADGTFEELKHQNAEGSLEQIFNQLTGFSQHKELGARFVSIVEEM; encoded by the coding sequence ATGGAAGAAGTTATCCTTACCATTAAGGATTTAAAGAAAAATTATGGCCAAAAGAGTGTCTTAAATGGTGTGTCTCTTCAAGTAAAACGAGGAGAAGTCATTGGTTATATTGGCCCCAACGGAGCAGGAAAGAGCACCACCGTTAAAATCATGCTTGGCATTGAAGATGACTATTCTGGTGAGATTAAAATCTTCGGTCATGATATTTCAGATGGGAATATTGATTATAAAAGAAACATCGGTTATGTGCCGGAAATCGCAGAAGTATACGACAATTTAACCGGCCATGAATATTTAACCTTTGTTGGCGAATTATATGGCCTTGAATTTGAGCTTGCTGACTATAAGGCAAAATGCTTAATGGACCTATTTGGGGTCGGGGAAGTCTATCATTCTCGAATTGCTTCGTACTCTAAAGGCATGCGTCAAAAGCTGTTAATTATCTCGAGCTTATTACATAATCCAGAGCTTTTGTTTTTTGATGAGCCCATTAATGGTCTGGATGCAAACAGTGTGATGATTTTCAAAGAAATCATGACTCAACTTGCTAAACAGAGAAAAACCATTTTCTACTCTTCCCACATTATGGATGTGGTCGAAAAAATAAGCAGCCGCATTATCCTTCTTCATGACGGAAAAATTGCTGCAGACGGTACCTTTGAAGAGTTAAAACACCAAAATGCCGAAGGCTCACTTGAACAGATTTTCAACCAGCTGACAGGGTTTAGTCAGCATAAAGAACTTGGTGCAAGATTTGTATCGATTGTAGAGGAGATGTGA
- a CDS encoding ABC transporter substrate-binding protein: MMKKLVMPIFIVVVLSIILSGCSSNKSAAKGEEDKVLQYQGSPGVVSYPELAEDLGYLGDLKLEYIGDSTGGPESIQLTATKQIDFGAAFNGAIIKSYAENVKLKSVVGYYGSDENTYMGAYVLEDSQIKSAKDLIGKKIGVNILGAHAEFAVKDYLRNGGLTEKEIEQVTLVTIPMSNGEQALRNHQLDAVVLGGPSSIARDRAIERGGIVELFRDIEVYGSEFTAGDLFFSEQYIKDNPNTVKQVVEGVAKAIDWAQTVPREEVISRFEDIINKRGRKETTDNLKYWKSSGIAEKGGVITSSEFEVWIKWLVKNGELKEGQVKAEDLYTNEFNPFAK; this comes from the coding sequence ATGATGAAAAAATTAGTCATGCCTATTTTTATAGTGGTTGTTTTAAGCATAATTTTATCAGGTTGTTCAAGTAATAAATCAGCTGCTAAAGGAGAAGAAGATAAGGTTCTACAATATCAAGGTTCGCCGGGTGTTGTCAGCTACCCTGAACTGGCAGAGGATTTAGGCTATTTAGGAGACTTGAAGCTGGAGTATATCGGTGATAGTACAGGCGGGCCAGAAAGTATCCAATTAACAGCGACCAAGCAAATTGATTTTGGTGCAGCATTTAATGGAGCGATTATTAAATCGTATGCAGAAAACGTAAAATTAAAATCAGTCGTTGGTTATTATGGCAGTGATGAAAATACGTACATGGGGGCCTATGTGCTGGAGGATAGTCAAATAAAATCTGCTAAAGATTTAATTGGTAAAAAAATTGGTGTCAATATTTTAGGTGCTCATGCTGAATTTGCCGTTAAAGACTATTTGCGTAATGGCGGTTTAACGGAAAAGGAAATTGAACAAGTGACCTTAGTAACAATACCGATGTCAAATGGAGAACAGGCGCTGCGAAATCATCAGCTAGATGCGGTTGTGCTTGGCGGACCTTCAAGTATTGCAAGAGACCGGGCTATAGAAAGAGGTGGAATAGTAGAATTATTTAGAGATATTGAAGTGTACGGATCAGAGTTTACGGCAGGTGATTTGTTTTTTTCAGAACAGTATATCAAGGACAATCCGAATACCGTTAAGCAAGTGGTTGAAGGAGTGGCAAAGGCAATAGATTGGGCACAAACAGTACCTAGGGAAGAAGTGATTTCTCGCTTTGAGGATATTATCAATAAACGTGGGCGCAAGGAAACAACAGATAATTTGAAGTATTGGAAGAGTTCAGGAATTGCAGAAAAAGGTGGTGTCATAACATCATCGGAATTTGAAGTTTGGATAAAATGGCTTGTGAAAAATGGTGAATTAAAAGAAGGCCAAGTGAAGGCAGAGGATTTATATACAAATGAATTTAATCCATTTGCAAAATAA
- a CDS encoding LLM class flavin-dependent oxidoreductase has protein sequence MKKKQMKLGAFFHLPGHHVASWRYPTSGANRVLDLEFLTELAQSAERAKFDMIFFADVFGQQLSEGGHSAMLKLDPIVIISALAAVTKKIGLTATLTTTYNEPFHVARKFAAIDHLSKGRAAWNVVTSANAGESLLFGKEKHLHHASRYERAEEFVDVVKKLFFSIEEDGLVIDKEKGKLLDLKKVHHVDHEGKWFKVKGTLDAPSTPQGHPVIVQAGSSEAGKELAAKTAEVIFTAWQTLEEAQAFYRDVKGRLSKYGRKPEDLKIMPGVFITVAKTEEEARDKQRLLNSYISPEVGLAYLSNFTNIDLTGYDVDGPLPEFNGIEDKTNPLIRSNIIREIAKRENLQTLREIYERIAGARGHREIVGTPIQIVDQLEEWFLNEGADGFNIMPPTFPDGFNDIVELVIPELQRRGLFRTEYESDTLRGNLGLSKPANPAIHSSHPVGL, from the coding sequence ATGAAGAAGAAACAAATGAAATTAGGAGCATTTTTCCATTTGCCTGGGCATCATGTAGCGAGCTGGCGATATCCTACTTCAGGGGCAAATCGTGTCTTAGATTTGGAATTTTTAACGGAATTAGCACAAAGTGCTGAGCGTGCTAAATTCGATATGATATTTTTTGCGGATGTATTTGGTCAACAGCTTTCTGAAGGCGGGCATTCAGCCATGTTGAAGCTGGACCCAATAGTCATTATTTCCGCACTGGCGGCCGTTACGAAAAAAATTGGTTTAACGGCTACATTGACAACAACCTACAACGAACCGTTCCATGTGGCGCGTAAATTTGCTGCCATTGATCATCTTTCGAAGGGCCGGGCAGCTTGGAACGTAGTGACATCGGCAAATGCTGGTGAATCACTTCTATTTGGCAAAGAAAAACATTTACATCATGCTTCCCGATATGAACGTGCTGAGGAATTTGTGGATGTTGTTAAAAAGCTATTTTTTTCAATTGAAGAGGATGGGCTTGTGATAGATAAGGAAAAAGGAAAGTTATTAGATTTGAAGAAGGTACATCATGTCGATCATGAGGGAAAATGGTTTAAGGTGAAAGGAACGCTTGATGCTCCATCGACCCCGCAAGGACATCCGGTAATCGTGCAAGCTGGTTCATCTGAAGCTGGAAAGGAACTTGCAGCGAAAACGGCCGAAGTTATTTTTACCGCATGGCAAACACTAGAAGAGGCACAAGCTTTTTATCGTGATGTTAAAGGTCGTCTATCTAAATATGGCCGCAAGCCGGAAGACTTAAAAATAATGCCTGGTGTGTTCATTACAGTGGCAAAAACGGAGGAAGAGGCTCGTGATAAGCAGCGATTGTTAAATAGCTATATTTCTCCTGAAGTAGGTTTAGCTTATCTATCAAATTTCACAAATATTGATTTGACTGGGTATGATGTGGATGGTCCATTGCCAGAGTTTAATGGAATTGAGGATAAAACCAATCCGCTCATCCGTTCTAACATCATTCGTGAAATTGCTAAACGGGAAAACTTACAGACATTACGAGAGATTTATGAACGTATTGCGGGGGCTCGTGGTCACCGAGAAATCGTTGGAACACCTATACAGATTGTAGATCAATTAGAAGAGTGGTTTTTAAACGAAGGAGCAGATGGTTTTAACATTATGCCTCCTACTTTCCCTGATGGTTTTAATGATATTGTTGAACTCGTGATTCCAGAATTACAGCGCCGAGGCTTATTCCGAACGGAGTATGAGAGCGATACGCTGCGAGGAAACCTAGGGCTTTCAAAGCCCGCAAACCCAGCCATTCATTCGTCACATCCAGTAGGGCTATAA
- a CDS encoding ATP-binding cassette domain-containing protein: MNVIEVQNLRKEFNSYTSRPGLAGAFRDLFTRNYKIHAAVDNISLIVKQGEMVGYIGENGAGKSTTIKMLTGILTPTSGSIIVNGMNPHKQREEFVRTIGVVFGQRSQLWWDIAVQESFRLLKKVYRVSDEDYNHHMGHVIETLEIGPLLDKPVRKLSLGQRMRCELAAALVHNPPLLFLDEPTIGLDVLVKLKIRKFLQEINEQYKTTILLTTHDLTDIEALCERVVLLDEGKIIYDGKLNQLQAHAVEGKQIEFEFLSEVPRSSLPRVENIQWEQKDATTWLGYINGDEQMVSQLISDVVQRNPIKNVRINEVSTEEIVRKIYEEGMALT; this comes from the coding sequence ATGAATGTCATTGAGGTTCAAAATTTACGGAAAGAATTTAATTCCTATACAAGTCGACCAGGTTTGGCTGGAGCTTTTCGGGATTTATTTACGAGAAATTATAAAATCCATGCGGCCGTTGATAATATTTCCTTAATCGTTAAACAAGGGGAAATGGTTGGCTATATTGGAGAGAACGGTGCTGGTAAATCAACGACGATTAAGATGTTAACCGGCATATTGACCCCCACATCTGGTTCCATTATCGTAAATGGGATGAATCCCCATAAGCAGCGGGAAGAATTCGTGCGTACCATTGGCGTGGTATTCGGTCAGCGGTCACAGCTATGGTGGGATATCGCAGTTCAAGAATCTTTCCGGTTATTGAAAAAAGTATACCGTGTTTCGGATGAGGACTATAACCATCATATGGGCCATGTGATTGAAACCCTAGAAATCGGTCCTTTACTAGATAAACCGGTACGAAAGCTGTCTCTTGGACAAAGGATGCGCTGTGAATTAGCAGCCGCTCTCGTACACAATCCTCCTCTCCTCTTTTTGGACGAACCAACGATTGGGCTAGATGTGTTGGTGAAGTTAAAAATACGTAAGTTTCTACAAGAAATTAACGAGCAATATAAAACCACCATACTCTTGACCACACATGACTTAACGGATATTGAAGCCCTTTGTGAACGAGTGGTGTTATTAGATGAAGGAAAAATCATCTATGACGGTAAGCTGAATCAGCTTCAAGCACATGCAGTAGAGGGAAAACAAATTGAATTTGAATTTTTGTCAGAGGTCCCTCGTAGCAGCCTTCCTCGTGTCGAAAATATTCAATGGGAACAAAAAGATGCGACCACGTGGCTTGGGTATATCAATGGGGATGAACAAATGGTCTCTCAATTAATTAGTGATGTCGTGCAAAGGAATCCGATTAAAAATGTCCGAATCAATGAAGTTTCTACGGAAGAGATTGTCCGGAAGATCTATGAAGAAGGAATGGCCCTCACATGA